From the Bos taurus isolate L1 Dominette 01449 registration number 42190680 breed Hereford chromosome 22, ARS-UCD2.0, whole genome shotgun sequence genome, one window contains:
- the VHL gene encoding von Hippel-Lindau disease tumor suppressor: MPRKAGDAEEAEAGAEEASAEDPGAEREMEAGRLRPVLRSVNTREPSQVIFCNRSPRVVLPVWLNFDGEPQPYPTLPPGTGRRIHSYRGHLWLFRDAGTSDGLLVNQTELFVPSLNVDGQPIFANITLPVYTLKERCLQVVRSLVKPEDYRRLDIVRSLYEDLEDHPNVQKDLVRLTQEHIESQRMAGEIEDV; the protein is encoded by the exons ATGCCCCGGAAGGCGGGGGACGCGGAAGAGGCTGAGGCCGGCGCTGAGGAGGCGAGTGCAGAGGACCCCGGCGCCGAGCGGGAGATGGAGGCCGGGCGGCTGCGGCCGGTGCTGCGCTCCGTGAACACGCGCGAGCCGTCCCAGGTCATCTTCTGCAACCGCAGCCCGCGCGTGGTGCTGCCCGTGTGGCTCAACTTCGATGGCGAGCCCCAGCCTTACCCGACGCTGCCCCCCGGCACGGGCCGCCGCATCCACAGCTACCGAG GTCACCTTTGGCTCTTCCGAGATGCTGGGACATCTGATGGGCTTCTAGTTAACCAAACTGAGCTATTTGTGCCATCTCTCAATGTTGATGGGCAGCCTATTTTTGCCAACATCACACTGCCAG TGTACACCCTGAAAGAGCGGTGCCTCCAGGTTGTGCGAAGCCTGGTCAAGCCTGAGGATTACAGGAGACTGGACATTGTGCGATCCCTCTACGAAGATCTGGAAGACCACCCCAATGTGCAGAAGGACCTGGTGCGGCTGACGCAGGAGCATATTGAAAGCCAGCGGATGGCAGGGGAGATTGAAGATGTTTAG
- the FANCD2OS gene encoding FANCD2 opposite strand protein: MAGYQLWSPWTPLDESFQWLRHTTPTPSSKHPFRASPCFPHTPSDLEVQLCFQEVTLVLDSPFLEPGVSPKLPYHTSELRTMNNKKGLVRKPQPVRLSGVDSVFGRVITAQPPKWTGTFRVSEKSAFCKIISREHQWPTGLKEPQIQMTVTMCKQMLRSILLLYATYKKCTFALQHSK; encoded by the coding sequence ATGGCAGGATACCAGCTCTGGTCACCATGGACCCCACTGGATGAGAGCTTCCAATGGCTGCGGCATACAACACCTACCCCTTCTTCCAAGCACCCCTTTAGGGCTTCCCCCTGCTTCCCACAtaccccttctgaccttgaagtGCAGCTGTGCTTTCAAGAGGTCACTCTAGTCCTAGACAGCCCTTTCCTGGAGCCTGGGGTGAGTCCCAAGTTGCCCTATCACACATCAGAGCTCCGAACCATGAACAACAAGAAAGGGCTGGTCAGGAAGCCTCAGCCTGTCCGCCTCAGTGGAGTGGATTCTGTCTTTGGCAGGGTCATCACAGCTCAGCCACCAAAGTGGACTGGGACCTTCAGAGTTTCAGAGAAGTCAGCCTTTTGCAAAATCATTAGCCGGGAGCACCAGTGGCCCACTGGACTTAAGGAACCTCAGATTCAGATGACAGTGACCATGTGCAAACAGATGTTACGCTCCATCCTCTTGCTGTATGCAACATACAAGAAGTGTACCTTTGCCTTGCAACATTCCAAGTAA
- the BRK1 gene encoding protein BRICK1 — translation MAGQEDPVQREIHQDWANREYIEVITSSIKKIADFLNSFDMSCRSRLATLNEKLTALERRIEYIEARVTKGETLT, via the exons ATGGCGGGACAAGAGGATCCGGTGCAGCGGGAGATTCACCAGGACTGGGCGAACCGGGAGTACATTGAGGTCATCACCAGCAGCATCAAGAAAATCGCAGACTTTCTCAACTCATTCG ATATGTCTTGTCGCTCAAGACTCGCAACACTAAATGAGAAATTGACAGCTCTTGAGCGGAGAATAGAGTACATAGAAGCCAGG GTGACAAAAGGTGAAACCCTCACCTAG